One stretch of Carassius carassius chromosome 18, fCarCar2.1, whole genome shotgun sequence DNA includes these proteins:
- the LOC132091878 gene encoding uncharacterized protein LOC132091878, giving the protein MSFTATPGHRGPWVHPQRRTRAGSRATTSPTPAFDISILNRFAPLRETGLDAVIIGDSIVRHVSATLAEGKVHTHCLPGARVLDVSAQIPAILKADESPRAVVLHAGVNDTTLRQTETLKRDFSSLVETVRSTTPAATIVVSGPLPTYRRGHERFSRLFALNEWLLSWCKEQKLLFVNWNLFWERPRLFRADGLHPSRIGAELLSDNISRTLRSM; this is encoded by the coding sequence atgtccttcactgcgacgccgggacaccgcggaccctgggtgcatccacagcggaggacgcgagccgggtcccgggcgacgacttctcccactcctgccttcgacatctccatcctgaaccgcttcgctcccctccgcgagacaggactcgacgctgtgatcatcggagactccatcgtccgacacgtaagtgctacgttagccgaaggtaaagtgcacactcattgtttgcctggtgctcgtgttctcgatgtttctgcgcagatacccgcgatcctgaaggccgacgagagccccagagcggtcgtgcttcacgccggggttaacgacaccacgctgcggcagacggagacgctgaagagggacttcagcagcctggtcgagacggttcgcagcacgacgcccgcggcgacgatcgtcgtgtcaggaccactgcccacgtatcgacgaggacacgaaaggttcagtagactttttgctttaaatgaatggttgttgtcatggtgtaaagaacagaaactgctatttgttaactggaatcttttctgggagcgtcctaggctgtttcgcgctgatggattacaccccagcagaatcggagcggagctgctctctgacaacatctccaggacacttcgctctatgtga